The Lactuca sativa cultivar Salinas chromosome 2, Lsat_Salinas_v11, whole genome shotgun sequence genome includes a window with the following:
- the LOC111916290 gene encoding heat shock 70 kDa protein 1: MSGRGKVPAIGIDLGTTYSCVSVWQHNNVEIIANDQGNRTTPSFVAFNDTERLVGDSAKNQAAYNPTNTIFDVKRLIGRRASDEIVQKDMKLWPFKVEAGSDDKPKILVTYKGEEKEFSAEEISSMVLAKMKRVAETFLGSDVEKAVITVPAHFNDSQRQSTKDAAKVAGLEVLRMINEPTAAAIAYALEKRACEMNVLVFDIGGGTFDVSVISIDREGHIQVKATGGDTHLGGEDFDNRMVKHFVEEIKRKHKEDISSNQRALGRLRVHCERAKRIVSTAVQTRIDIDCLVNGKDFSLKFTRAKFEEVNMDLFNKCMEPVEQCLRDANMNKDSIDEVVLVGGSTRIPKVQQLLQELFNGKSLCQNINPDEAVAHGAGILAAQLSGMGDEAVQGLELIDITPLSLGFKVKGDLMYVLIPRNSPIPTKKEDTFCTSFENQTVVNFDVYQGERDKASENYLLGRLELSGFPSAPRGEVKFNACFEIDADGILNVSAREITSGVNKTIKITHNGSLSKEEIEKMIEDAERYKFEDEAHLKKVMSHIALDNFVSKVQASLKKMGLNEKDLKDLDHQIAETIEWLDENPDAEEGELEDKKTELYNLCTQKKLSHEAKASLNSLFDSVNFER, encoded by the exons ATGTCTGGAAGAGGTAAAGTTCCAGCCATTGGTATAGATCTCGGAACAACATACTCTTGTGTTTCTGTTTGGCAACACAACAACGTTGAGATTATAGCAAACGATCAAGGCAATCGGACAACTCCCTCTTTTGTTGCCTTCAACGACACTGAACGTTTGGTTGGGGATTCTGCCAAGAACCAGGCTGCATATAACCCCACCAATACCATATTCG ATGTTAAGCGGTTGATTGGAAGAAGAGCGAGTGATGAAATTGTTCAAAAAGACATGAAGTTGTGGCCTTTTAAAGTTGAGGCTGGAAGTGACGACAAGCCAAAGATTTTAGTTACATATAAAGGTGAAGAGAAGGAATTTTCCGCTGAAGAAATATCTTCCATGGTTTTAGCAAAGATGAAAAGGGTAGCAGAGACATTTCTTGGATCAGATGTTGAAAAGGCAGTGATCACTGTTCCAGCTCATTTCAATGATTCTCAACGCCAATCAACAAAGGATGCTGCTAAAGTTGCTGGACTTGAGGTTCTGCGCATGATTAACGAACCTACTGCAGCTGCAATTGCTTATGCTCTAGAAAAGAGAGCTTGTGAAATGAATGTTCTAGTTTTTGACATTGGTGGTGGTACTTTTGATGTTTCTGTTATCAGTATTGATAGAGAGGGACACATCCAGGTTAAAGCAACGGGTGGTGACACACATTTAGGTGGAGAGGATTTTGATAACCGAATGGTTAAACATTTTGTTGAAGAAATTAAGAGAAAGCACAAAGAGGACATTAGTAGCAACCAAAGGGCTTTAGGTAGGTTGAGGGTTCACTGTGAGAGGGCAAAGAGGATTGTTTCAACAGCTGTTCAGACTAGAATTGACATTGATTGCTTAGTTAATGGTAAAGATTTTTCTTTAAAGTTTACTCGTGCAAAGTTCGAGGAGGTTAACATGGATTTGTTCAATAAGTGTATGGAACCTGTGGAACAGTGTTTGAGGGATGCGAATATGAACAAGGATAGCATTGATGAAGTGGTTCTTGTCGGTGGATCAACCAGGATTCCTAAGGTACAACAATTGTTGCAAGAGTTGTTCAACGGAAAGTCACTTTGCCAGAATATCAATCCTGATGAGGCTGTTGCACATGGTGCTGGAATTCTAGCAGCACAATTAAGTGGCATGGGTGATGAAGCTGTGCAGGGTCTGGAGCTAATTGACATTACTCCTTTATCACTTGGCTTTAAGGTTAAAGGAGATCTTATGTATGTGTTAATTCCAAGAAATTCACCTATTCCAACCAAGAAGGAAGATACATTCTGTACGTCTTTTGAAAACCAAACTGTTGTaaattttgatgtttatcaagGTGAGAGAGACAAAGCTTCTGAGAACTATCTCTTAGGAAGACTTGAGCTATCTGGCTTTCCTTCTGCTCCAAGGGGGGAAGTTAAGTTCAACGCATGCTTTGAGATTGATGCTGATGGGATCTTGAATGTTTCTGCCAGAGAAATAACCTCTGGCGTGAACAAGACAATCAAGATAACACACAATGGTAGTTTGTCGAAAGAAGAGATTGAAAAGATGATTGAAGATGCTGAACGATATAAGTTTGAAGATGAAGCACACTTAAAGAAGGTGATGTCCCATATAGCTCTAGACAACTTTGTTTCCAAGGTTCAAGCGAGTCTTAAAAAAATGGGGCTTAATGAAAAAGACTTGAAAGACCTAGACCACCAGATTGCAGAGACGATTGAGTGGCTTGATGAGAACCCTGATGCTGAAGAAGGTGAGTTGGAGGACAAGAAAACTGAGCTTTACAATCTATGCACACAGAAGAAGTTAAGccatgaagcaaaagcttcactTAATAGTTTATTTGATTCAGTAAACTTTGAACGCTGA